AATGTGTCAGTAATGTATATAAAAACAGATTAAACGTCATCCAACAACTGTGTTATTTTCGATTATACGATTTACACACAAGACAAATCGTTCTAGAATAATACTTATCCTCTTTTATGTGGAAGTATATATGAGAGGATCTATCGGCTACCGTAGTTTTAGATTGTCTAGGCATAATGGCAAACAAACATATAGGAACTCTGACTATGGGTCCTCATACTTTAGAAATTCCCCCAATACTATACGAAACCAATAGAAAAAGACTCGTCGAACgactaaaaaaagttatagcgAACTCTGTTGTGCTTCTCCAAGGTGGATCTGAGATTTCCGTCTATGACTCGGACACAAGCTACATATTCAGACAGGAAGCTTACTTCAATTGGTGTTTTGGAGTTACTGAAGCTGACTGCTACGGAATTGTAGACGTTGTAACAGGAGATTGCCATTTATTCTTTCCACGTCTTCCAATAGAGTATGCGGTGTGGATGGGTCCTCTCACTCCTTTGGATGAATTTAAAAAGAAGTATAACTCACAATATGTACACTACGTGGATGAACTAAAGCAGGTACTTGAAACCCTCAACAGAGAAGCTTTACTGACGTTGAATGGTGTTAACAGTGACAGTGGTCTTATATCTAAAGCAGCTACTTTTGAGGGCATCGATAATTTTAAAGTCGACAATAAAGTACTTTTCTCAATAATAGCAGATCTTCGAGTTATTAAAACAGACTACGAGCTGGATGTATTGGAATATGTTTGTGGGATAACTTCGGCAGCGCATAGACATGTGATGAGATTTGCTAAGGCTGGAACATTCGAATATCAGTGTGAATCAGAATTCTTAAACTACTGCTATAAACATGGAGGATGCAGACATGTTGCATATACTTGTATATGTGCATCGGGGATAAATTCAGCAATTCTGCATTATGGACACGCTGGAGCTCCAAACAACTATCAACTGGAAAATGGAAAATTGTGCCTATTTGATATGGGAGGCGAATATTTTGGCTACGCCGCAGATATTACAGTAACCTTTCCTGTCAATGGTAAATTTTCTCCTCAACAAATAATCATCTATGAATCTGTTTTAAAATCAAATCAAGCTGTGCTCAAAGCTATTAAACCGGGAGTTTTGTGGAGAGATATGCATCTACTAGCCAATAGAGTCTTGTTAGAGGATCTTACGAGAGGGGGACTTCTACAAGGATCGGTAGATGATATGATGGAGGCTGATATTGCAGCTATCTTTGAACCTCACGGTTTAGGACACTTGATTGGTTTGAATGTACATGATGTTGGAGGTTACTTAGAAGGGAACCCAGAGCGATCCACAAGACCTGGGCTAAAAAGTTTAAGAACTTCTaggattttggaaaaaaatatggTCCTTACTGTGGAACCTGGCTGTTATTTCATTAATATGCTATTGGATAATGCCCTAGCCGATTGTTACAAATCCAAATTCTTTGTCAAAGATGTTATTAATACTTATAGAAATTTTGGTGGTGTTCGTATTGAAGATAATGTCATAGTTACAGAAGATGGTATACGAAATTTAACCAAAGTGCCACGGACTGTTCAGGAAGTTGAAGACTGGATAGCTGGAAAAGATGAAGATAACAAGTATACATGAATATTAAAAATATGACAAAAGCTTGATATTTTGATAAATTTTAGATTTATATTATTTCTGTGATTATTACACCAAGAATAATATTGCATAATATTAATTATGTCTTTCTaggtttctattttttttaagttgtccaTGCATGGTAGCATGCATATTTAGCTTGACCTTGGCCTTATCACTTTGaagcttcaaacttttacgagcaaattcgtagactttttcaattttctttcaaatttttaatgtgtGTCAGCGATAAACTATTTTCTTCGCAGGAAGGCAATCTTCCAAAAATAAGATCTTCAGGAAACTTCATTTTTCTTCCGGTGATAATCACCGATAAACAATGATGGTCACTTCATGTTTGGAACTTCGATAGGCTAGCAGAAATAGAATAATTAAAGTATACCAATATTTCTGATGATCAGCGAACAACACTTAAAGGTATTGACAAACAGTTTCGTTATGATAGTAcgagatccgaataggaggtcaaaatgtacccatctgccggatggaacatttttttattaaatttcatacatagaccaATATTtatagcatgggttgcctatcaaaatcgtgtgaTAGCTATCCATAAGGGGGGGCGAAGGGGTTAaaatcaatattccaaacacatttttttaagtgtggtataattttttatttttaaattaaataggcatattcagtacaactcatagattactcaagaaaacattcaagaaaaaatactgaaaaataagccaacgtggtaaatttttaaaagacacctcaaaatataatgaattttgtggtggacatcagaactcatcattgaatcgtggtaaacaaaaaattcaaaaagattttattagcttatgagtttgtcgaggtaacgctgtcaagtttttttagttttatctaattttgatttttgatatcactcagaaatctaaacaaagaattttttttcaaaaaagggtgaatatcaatatatttattattgctaaacaaaaaataagcataaaacaaaaatatcttgacagcgttacctcaaggaatgtctaaagaaaatatatacaaaattcctggtaagttggtcaagtagtttttgagttacaatatctatattataataatataatatataatgttCTTAAATTCCTAAGTGGACCATAGAGCTTccgtgaaaacgcgccatcgtgttctattttgcgctagggagttcacctcattccaagactttccttgacttcttatctcgtccatgatggatcttctccaagtttgtgctgggcgacctctttttctttttccttaaggattccactctagggcagttttcgcaatactggaactatcttttcggagtgtgtgacctatccacccccaatttatggattttatttcattttctaccctcttttgttgggtcaggtgtagcagatcttcgtttctgatggtgtttggccagaaaatacggacaattattcgtagacatttgttaacaaagacctgcaatttgtctgtaagggattttgtcactttccaggtttcacatccatagagtagaacagacatataacatttgactggaatattcggatctttgtcattgtagtatattccccagacctccaaacagggttaagcatgctgaatgcttgttgagcttttcgtatcctcatacgaatatcgttttctgtacctccgctttctgttatgacactttcaaggtacgtgaagttttccacattttcaatctgcatgtcGATATTAAAGAGTTACAAAGTCTACAgcctgaaaaaagcagttttgagaaaaacgcgtttaacgtattgtcaactttaattttcaatttcttttttgtctgtcaaatggtaaagtgatgcacaccgaaatatgtttttaaatcgcggaataatttacaaaagaaaataagaacagctgttgaccgtttctcactacgctcaagcgcgttgGCACGAACTTGCTATAaaacgagtcgaaggtagggaggtagAGAAATTGTGTTAAATAGCCTAGCTTCGACTCGATTTGtagcaggttcgcgccagcacgcttgaacgtaataaacaacggtcaacagctgtttcTATTTTcctttgtaaattactccgcgattcaagaagatattccggtgtgcatcattttacgatttgaaagacaaaaagaaattgaaaataaaagttgacaatactttaaacgtaTTGAAGAAGTAATAGAAATataataccttggaattacattgtcaagctaAGAAGAcgtggacaaagaagtgagaaatcaagtacaaaaagccaatagactggcaggatgccttaataacactatatggcgaaaccgacatattaacagagatgaagtcaagaatttataaagccagagtaggaccaataataaaatatgcatcagaaacaagacccgatacagccacaacactaATACTACTAGAATCGGCAGAGATGAGTTTACTGAGAAAAATTATAGGAAATACGTTGAGAGATCGAAAGATGAGTGAAgccattagaagacaatgtaacgtacagggttattcactatattttgacccccctgtaaactgctttatttacagaattagaaaaaaatgtaaaatacaaaagttattcgatttttaaattatgattttttgacatatatatcgtactagtgacgtcatccatttgggcgtgatgacgtaatcgactatttttttaaatacgaataggggtcgagtgctagttcatttgaaaggttattcaattccctaatcagtaatataaacattaacatgattaattgtacagggtgcccaaaaaaaaaatttttaattaaattaattgacacaaaaagaagaatgtatgtaatttatttaatccaaaatacattctactgctgtcagaaaacagaactaaatgtttattgaacaaataaacattacttttcacttaaattcaatgttcaagctgccacccatatgcctcttggcagtttgaacattgaatttaagcaaaaatcaatgtttatttgtgcaataaacttgtATTTCTgctttctaacagcagtaaaatgtattttaaattaaataaattacatacattcttctttttgtgtcaattaatttatttaaaaaaaaattttggacaccctgtataattaatcatgttattgtttacattactgaatagggaattaaataacctttcaaatgagctagcactcaactcccattcccatttaaaaaaatagtcgattacgtcatcacgcccaaatggatgcaGTCACTATTACgatatatatatatgtcaaaaaagcttaatttaaaaatcgaataactttagtattttacatttttttctaattctgtaaataaagcagtttacggggggtcaaaatatagtgtaTAAACAGTGTATATacagtttatatatatatatatatatatatatatatatatatatatatatatatatatatatacagtgtataaacgaatggacactaaatagaaaaaagacaATGGagtaaccacataagcagaatgagGGAGACACATGTGgttaaaatagcaagagataaatcaccaatcggtagaggAAATATCGGCCTACCGCGCAAacgatggagtgacaaccttccatagaggtaacAAGCAGGattgcttataaagagaaagaagaagcTCTGATTGCGGATAAAGAGATGTAGTGCGAGTTTTCTTTTG
The window above is part of the Diabrotica virgifera virgifera chromosome 2, PGI_DIABVI_V3a genome. Proteins encoded here:
- the LOC114324658 gene encoding xaa-Pro dipeptidase-like, which gives rise to MANKHIGTLTMGPHTLEIPPILYETNRKRLVERLKKVIANSVVLLQGGSEISVYDSDTSYIFRQEAYFNWCFGVTEADCYGIVDVVTGDCHLFFPRLPIEYAVWMGPLTPLDEFKKKYNSQYVHYVDELKQVLETLNREALLTLNGVNSDSGLISKAATFEGIDNFKVDNKVLFSIIADLRVIKTDYELDVLEYVCGITSAAHRHVMRFAKAGTFEYQCESEFLNYCYKHGGCRHVAYTCICASGINSAILHYGHAGAPNNYQLENGKLCLFDMGGEYFGYAADITVTFPVNGKFSPQQIIIYESVLKSNQAVLKAIKPGVLWRDMHLLANRVLLEDLTRGGLLQGSVDDMMEADIAAIFEPHGLGHLIGLNVHDVGGYLEGNPERSTRPGLKSLRTSRILEKNMVLTVEPGCYFINMLLDNALADCYKSKFFVKDVINTYRNFGGVRIEDNVIVTEDGIRNLTKVPRTVQEVEDWIAGKDEDNKYT